In one window of Leptospira sp. WS92.C1 DNA:
- a CDS encoding XRE family transcriptional regulator, with protein sequence MSNKIITIPLENIDFSTPGKRLRYAIKNILAMNDEDFAISIGKSQNYISYICNDKRPLLDKIAAEIEFSHHISGLWLTKGKGHPEVNVASEESSETVEKMKKRDFLWNKISNDKVEEMFISFYKNVPPEMRNLVYQMIQAISKNK encoded by the coding sequence ATGTCAAATAAAATAATCACAATTCCATTAGAAAATATCGATTTTTCCACGCCTGGAAAAAGGCTTCGGTACGCGATTAAGAATATATTAGCGATGAACGACGAAGATTTTGCGATCTCGATCGGCAAGTCGCAGAATTATATCAGCTATATCTGTAATGATAAACGTCCATTGCTGGATAAAATCGCCGCTGAGATCGAGTTTAGTCATCATATCTCTGGTCTTTGGCTAACAAAAGGAAAAGGACATCCCGAAGTCAACGTAGCATCCGAAGAGAGTTCTGAGACCGTTGAAAAGATGAAAAAGCGAGACTTTCTTTGGAATAAAATTTCCAATGATAAGGTGGAGGAGATGTTTATCTCTTTCTATAAAAATGTTCCGCCTGAAATGAGAAACCTTGTTTATCAAATGATTCAAGCGATCTCAAAGAATAAATAG
- a CDS encoding zinc-binding dehydrogenase has product MKAAVLESGKKSLEIREVATPQVGTGQVKVKIKACGICGSDVHLVIHGTLKCKHFPRVPGHESSGVIEEVGENVSRFKKGDRVVIAAGTSCGACAYCKAGHENLCKELGVFGFDRDGSFAEYNIVEERYLYSLPDAIPFDQGAILADAVSTPYHAIRYRGNIQDGDTVAIFGCGGLGIHGVAVARALTSGKVIALDVDKGPLENALKYGADEVINLKEVRNPGKALKEVSKGIDLLADFSGYMSNIEESLRAMNPGGKMVLVGIGRQPLKFQIPFILIEKMISVSGSYGSDRRAIPELIDLYLKGKINLTHSITSHHSLEELNECLEALDERKGNPIRFIIEP; this is encoded by the coding sequence ATGAAGGCCGCAGTTTTAGAATCCGGAAAAAAAAGTTTAGAGATCAGAGAAGTCGCCACTCCCCAAGTCGGCACGGGGCAGGTAAAAGTAAAAATCAAAGCCTGTGGAATTTGCGGCTCCGACGTTCATCTTGTGATTCACGGTACGTTGAAGTGCAAACATTTTCCGAGAGTTCCGGGTCACGAATCTTCGGGTGTGATCGAAGAGGTAGGGGAGAATGTAAGTCGTTTTAAAAAAGGGGACCGAGTTGTTATCGCGGCGGGAACTTCCTGCGGAGCTTGTGCGTATTGTAAGGCGGGCCACGAAAATTTATGTAAAGAACTCGGAGTATTCGGGTTTGATCGGGACGGAAGTTTTGCGGAATACAATATCGTAGAGGAACGTTATTTGTATTCTCTTCCCGATGCGATTCCTTTTGATCAAGGAGCCATTTTAGCGGACGCCGTTTCTACTCCGTATCACGCGATCCGATACAGAGGAAACATTCAAGACGGGGATACGGTTGCCATTTTCGGATGTGGTGGTTTGGGAATTCATGGAGTTGCGGTCGCAAGAGCGCTTACCAGTGGAAAGGTAATCGCGTTAGACGTCGATAAGGGACCTCTGGAAAACGCTCTCAAATACGGAGCGGACGAAGTGATCAATTTAAAGGAGGTTCGCAATCCGGGAAAGGCGTTAAAAGAAGTCAGTAAAGGAATCGATCTTCTCGCGGACTTTTCGGGATACATGTCCAATATCGAAGAATCTCTTCGTGCGATGAATCCCGGCGGAAAAATGGTACTCGTAGGAATCGGAAGACAACCTTTGAAATTTCAGATTCCTTTTATACTGATCGAAAAGATGATTTCCGTATCCGGATCTTACGGGTCGGATCGAAGGGCGATTCCCGAACTGATTGATCTCTATCTCAAAGGAAAAATCAATCTCACACATTCGATCACTTCCCACCATTCATTAGAAGAATTGAATGAATGTTTGGAGGCATTGGATGAAAGAAAGGGGAATCCGATTCGATTTATCATCGAGCCCTGA
- a CDS encoding PaaI family thioesterase: MEPETLYREIKASQNGQDWHHKNCFGCGPDNAKGIHASFPFHENSGEVRFPFKIEKSFEGAPGYAHGGVLATLLDEAQGVLCFHLGHFVMTDQLYMRYHKAVPLNEDVEVRCWVTMVRRRRLYTKATIHLSKTGELLVSSKARWYDMSERTMRRMFQGTAFPLDTLLQVLEVNQKRGKEIRKRLKLQKTDFSIQE, translated from the coding sequence ATGGAACCAGAGACTCTCTACCGGGAAATCAAAGCCAGCCAAAACGGCCAGGACTGGCATCATAAAAACTGCTTCGGTTGCGGACCCGATAACGCCAAAGGGATTCATGCAAGTTTCCCCTTTCACGAAAATAGCGGTGAAGTTCGTTTTCCCTTTAAGATAGAAAAATCCTTCGAAGGAGCTCCCGGCTACGCACACGGAGGAGTGTTAGCAACTCTTTTGGATGAAGCACAGGGCGTTCTTTGTTTTCATCTTGGACACTTTGTAATGACGGATCAGCTTTATATGCGTTATCACAAAGCGGTTCCTCTCAACGAAGACGTGGAAGTCCGTTGTTGGGTTACCATGGTGAGAAGAAGAAGACTTTATACAAAAGCAACCATTCACCTTTCCAAAACGGGGGAGCTTTTAGTTTCATCCAAAGCACGCTGGTATGATATGTCCGAAAGAACCATGAGAAGAATGTTTCAAGGAACCGCGTTTCCGCTCGATACCCTTTTACAAGTGCTCGAAGTAAATCAGAAACGAGGTAAGGAAATTCGGAAACGTTTGAAACTTCAAAAGACGGATTTTTCCATTCAAGAATAA
- a CDS encoding multidrug efflux SMR transporter — protein MAWLYLIIASGFEIGFTTCLKLSDNFTKPVWTVGFLISTVLGLAFLNKAVQTIPMGTAYAIWTGLGAVGTVLIGILLHGEPMDFWRGFFLSTLILSVMGLKFLVTE, from the coding sequence ATGGCCTGGTTATATCTTATCATTGCATCCGGTTTTGAAATCGGGTTTACTACTTGTTTAAAGTTGTCCGATAATTTTACAAAACCAGTTTGGACCGTCGGATTTCTAATTTCCACCGTATTGGGTCTTGCCTTTTTAAACAAAGCGGTTCAAACGATTCCCATGGGAACCGCATACGCGATTTGGACCGGTCTTGGCGCAGTGGGAACCGTTTTAATCGGAATTTTATTGCACGGAGAGCCGATGGATTTTTGGAGAGGGTTTTTTCTTTCCACTCTGATTTTATCCGTAATGGGGCTCAAATTTCTTGTAACAGAATAA